Proteins encoded within one genomic window of Bradyrhizobium sp. 186:
- a CDS encoding DUF1028 domain-containing protein: MTWSIIARDPATGQFGIAVATRFFAVGARVPFIAAGLGAIATQAFVNPYYGIDGIKLLREGLNAHDVLAALLATDDGSESRQVHIMDASGEIAAHTGRDCTEWCGHIAGSGFSIAGNMLAGADVLDETAKTYLANDSLPFPRRLLAAMRAGEAAGGDKRGKQSAALLIHGEEEWPALDLRADDHPDPLGELERLEQVSHELWVHFRDSLPTRRNPAGNTDRNVIDASIAAARARQS; encoded by the coding sequence ATGACTTGGTCGATCATCGCGCGCGATCCTGCCACCGGCCAGTTCGGCATCGCCGTTGCGACGCGCTTCTTTGCGGTCGGCGCGCGCGTTCCCTTCATTGCGGCTGGCCTCGGCGCCATCGCGACGCAGGCGTTCGTCAATCCCTATTACGGCATCGACGGCATCAAACTGCTGCGTGAGGGCCTGAACGCGCACGACGTGCTCGCCGCCCTGCTCGCGACCGATGACGGCAGCGAAAGCCGGCAAGTCCATATCATGGACGCTAGTGGCGAGATCGCCGCGCACACGGGGCGCGACTGCACCGAATGGTGCGGGCACATTGCGGGCAGCGGCTTCTCCATCGCCGGGAACATGCTCGCGGGCGCGGACGTGCTCGACGAGACGGCAAAGACCTATCTCGCCAATGACAGCCTGCCCTTTCCGCGTCGCCTGCTCGCGGCCATGCGTGCAGGCGAAGCCGCCGGGGGCGACAAGCGCGGCAAGCAATCCGCAGCACTTCTGATCCACGGCGAGGAGGAATGGCCGGCGCTGGATCTGCGCGCCGACGATCATCCCGATCCGCTGGGCGAGCTCGAACGGCTCGAGCAAGTCAGCCACGAGCTCTGGGTGCATTTTCGCGATTCGCTGCCGACGCGGCGGAACCCCGCCGGCAACACCGATCGCAACGTCATCGACGCCAGCATCGCTGCGGCGCGTGCAAGGCAATCATGA
- a CDS encoding ABC transporter permease — MSDAVASNSPEQSTQPTHAARSWLSRALDSDIFYSFRRSKLTMVAAAITILFFLLAIFASWLAVQNPFDPAQLQLMNSRISPLWTADGQSPFLLGTDEQGRDVFSAILYGMRISLAVGVAGVIFAGALGIALGLIAGYFGGAVDGVIMRIADVQLTFPAILIALLVNGIAKSILGNRLDATSMLVVLVISIGLSFWVGYARTVRGSVMVEKNKDYVAAAQLIGLPAPKIMLRHVLPNTMGPILVIATINLALAIITEATLSFLGVGLPDTMPSLGTLIRIGNNYLFAGEWWIVAFPGIALAGLILSINLLGDWLRDALNPKLR, encoded by the coding sequence ATGTCCGACGCAGTCGCCTCCAATTCCCCCGAGCAGAGCACGCAGCCGACGCATGCCGCCCGCAGCTGGCTCAGCCGCGCGCTCGACAGCGACATCTTCTATTCGTTCCGCCGCTCCAAGCTCACCATGGTCGCGGCCGCCATCACGATTTTGTTCTTCCTGCTCGCGATCTTTGCCTCCTGGCTTGCGGTGCAGAACCCGTTCGATCCGGCGCAACTCCAATTGATGAATTCGCGGATTTCGCCGCTGTGGACCGCCGACGGCCAGAGCCCGTTCCTGCTCGGCACCGATGAGCAGGGCCGCGACGTGTTCTCCGCCATCCTTTACGGCATGCGTATCTCGCTCGCCGTCGGCGTGGCCGGCGTGATCTTCGCCGGCGCGCTCGGCATCGCGCTCGGCCTGATCGCGGGCTATTTCGGCGGCGCGGTCGACGGCGTCATCATGCGGATCGCCGACGTCCAACTCACCTTCCCCGCCATCCTGATCGCGCTGCTGGTCAATGGCATCGCAAAATCGATCCTCGGCAACCGGCTCGATGCCACCAGCATGCTGGTGGTGCTGGTGATCTCGATCGGCCTGAGTTTCTGGGTCGGGTATGCCCGGACGGTGCGCGGGTCCGTGATGGTCGAGAAGAACAAGGACTACGTCGCCGCCGCGCAGTTGATCGGCCTGCCCGCGCCAAAGATCATGCTGCGGCATGTGCTGCCGAACACGATGGGCCCGATCCTGGTCATCGCCACCATCAACCTCGCGCTTGCCATCATCACCGAGGCGACGCTGTCCTTCCTCGGCGTCGGCCTGCCCGACACCATGCCCTCGCTCGGCACGCTGATCCGGATCGGCAACAACTATTTGTTCGCCGGCGAGTGGTGGATTGTCGCCTTCCCCGGCATCGCGCTGGCCGGCCTGATCCTGTCCATCAACCTGCTCGGCGACTGGCTGCGCGACGCGCTCAACCCAAAGCTCCGATGA
- a CDS encoding ABC transporter ATP-binding protein — translation MSASPLIEIKDLRIRFHGDDGRITHAVDSVDLSVANGATLGLVGESGCGKSVTSLAIMGLLPKQSAEITGAIRFDGFDLLQTSDQTLRDLRGNRLAMIFQEPMTSLNPSLTIGDQIMETILRHRGGSRRSARDRAIELLRRVHMPSPERRVDEYPHKLSGGMRQRVMIAMALACDPRLLIADEPTTALDVTLQAQILELMRELKAASGAAIILITHDLGVVAEVCDEVAVMYAGEIVERAPVDELFATPQHPYTVGLLGSIPRLDHRAEQLATIEGMVPNMAQPPAGCRFAARCPFVLDICTKAPPPLVEVSSGHLSRCIRAPLELLVS, via the coding sequence ATGAGCGCGAGTCCCCTCATCGAGATCAAGGATCTCCGCATCCGATTCCATGGCGATGACGGCCGCATCACTCACGCCGTCGACAGCGTCGATCTCAGCGTCGCCAATGGCGCCACGCTCGGCCTGGTCGGAGAATCCGGCTGTGGCAAGAGCGTGACGTCACTGGCGATCATGGGCTTGCTGCCGAAGCAAAGTGCAGAGATCACCGGCGCGATCCGTTTCGACGGTTTTGACCTGCTGCAGACCTCGGACCAGACCCTGCGCGACCTCCGCGGCAACCGGCTCGCGATGATCTTTCAGGAGCCGATGACGTCGCTCAATCCGAGCCTTACCATCGGCGACCAGATCATGGAGACGATTCTGCGCCATCGCGGCGGCTCGCGTCGCAGCGCGCGCGATCGAGCGATCGAGCTGCTGCGCCGCGTCCACATGCCCTCCCCCGAGCGGCGGGTCGACGAATATCCGCACAAGCTCTCCGGCGGCATGCGCCAGCGCGTGATGATCGCGATGGCCCTCGCCTGCGATCCACGGCTCCTGATCGCCGATGAACCGACCACCGCGCTCGATGTCACCTTGCAGGCGCAGATCCTGGAGCTGATGCGGGAGTTGAAGGCGGCAAGCGGCGCCGCGATCATCCTGATCACCCACGATCTCGGCGTCGTCGCCGAAGTTTGCGACGAGGTCGCGGTAATGTATGCCGGCGAGATCGTCGAGCGTGCGCCGGTGGACGAATTGTTCGCCACGCCGCAGCATCCCTACACCGTCGGGCTGCTTGGCTCGATCCCGCGGCTCGATCACCGCGCAGAACAGCTCGCGACGATCGAGGGCATGGTCCCGAACATGGCGCAGCCGCCCGCGGGTTGTCGCTTTGCCGCACGCTGCCCGTTCGTGCTGGACATCTGTACCAAGGCGCCGCCGCCGCTCGTCGAAGTCAGCTCCGGCCACCTCTCGCGCTGCATCCGCGCGCCGCTCGAACTTTTGGTGTCGTAA
- a CDS encoding ABC transporter permease: MLNFLARRIVQIVPTLFFVSVLIFSLQQLLPGDPALVMAGEERDPAVIEQIRQQYKLDQPIPVQYVYWLKGVLTGNFGESLRNKMPVRELIAQKLPVTLQLGSMAMLIALLIGIPAGIVSAVKKGTAWDYGANLFALWGISTPNFWLGIMMIFLFSIELGWLPASGYVPLTENWRASLAATIMPAFVLGNAISAVLMRHTRSAMLQVLESDYVRTARAKGLSERSVILKHAMRNALTPVITLGALELGTLLSGAVLTEQIFSIPGFGKLIVDAVFNRDYAVVQGVVLVTATVYITLNLLADVAYILVNPRLRG; this comes from the coding sequence ATGCTGAACTTCCTCGCCCGCCGCATTGTGCAGATCGTGCCGACACTGTTCTTCGTGTCGGTGCTAATCTTCTCGCTCCAGCAATTGCTGCCGGGCGATCCCGCGCTGGTGATGGCCGGCGAGGAGCGCGATCCGGCCGTGATCGAGCAGATCCGCCAGCAGTATAAGCTCGATCAGCCGATCCCCGTGCAGTACGTGTATTGGCTCAAGGGCGTCCTGACCGGCAATTTCGGCGAATCGCTACGCAACAAGATGCCGGTGCGCGAGCTGATCGCTCAGAAGCTGCCGGTGACGCTCCAGCTCGGCTCGATGGCAATGTTGATCGCGCTCTTGATCGGCATTCCCGCCGGCATCGTCTCCGCCGTGAAGAAGGGCACCGCTTGGGACTATGGCGCCAACCTGTTCGCGCTGTGGGGCATCTCGACGCCGAATTTCTGGCTCGGGATCATGATGATCTTCCTGTTCTCAATCGAGCTCGGCTGGCTGCCGGCCTCCGGCTACGTGCCGCTCACCGAAAACTGGCGCGCGAGCCTCGCCGCCACCATCATGCCGGCCTTCGTGCTCGGCAACGCTATTTCCGCGGTCCTGATGCGGCACACCCGAAGCGCCATGCTCCAGGTGCTGGAGAGCGATTATGTCCGCACCGCACGCGCCAAGGGACTGTCGGAGCGTTCCGTGATTCTCAAGCATGCTATGCGCAATGCGCTGACGCCGGTGATCACGCTCGGCGCGCTCGAGCTTGGCACGCTGTTGTCGGGGGCGGTCCTGACCGAGCAGATCTTCTCCATTCCCGGATTCGGCAAACTGATCGTGGACGCCGTGTTCAACCGCGACTACGCAGTCGTGCAGGGCGTCGTTCTGGTGACGGCGACGGTCTACATCACGTTGAACCTGCTTGCCGACGTCGCCTACATCCTGGTTAATCCGCGGCTGCGGGGCTAG
- a CDS encoding ABC transporter ATP-binding protein: MSAPFVEAKNLRRVFDVSKPWLNRVLEGGHLEYLKAVDGVTFDIRKGETFALVGESGSGKTTAARMVVGLLPPSSGSVLIDGVSMTDPRQAAARRKLRRRIQMIFQDPYASLNPRFRVDAIISEPIRAFDLIQGERDIQARVGELLSLVGLHPDDRLKYPHEFSGGQRQRIAIARALASDAEFIVCDEPTSALDVSVQAQILNLMRDLQDKFGLTYMFISHNLAVVRHMASRVGVMYLGRIVEIAEGRELFARPRMPYTKMLLGAVPDLAMSGRQRIPVKGEIPNPINPPPGCAFNPRCPLAFDLCRREAPELIDGVACHAVNTAPVPA; this comes from the coding sequence ATGAGCGCGCCCTTCGTCGAAGCCAAAAATCTGCGCCGCGTGTTCGACGTCTCGAAACCCTGGCTCAACCGCGTGCTCGAAGGCGGGCACCTCGAATATCTGAAGGCCGTCGACGGCGTCACCTTCGACATCAGGAAGGGCGAGACCTTCGCGCTGGTCGGCGAGTCCGGCTCGGGCAAGACCACAGCGGCACGGATGGTCGTCGGCCTGCTGCCGCCGAGCTCCGGCAGCGTCTTGATCGACGGCGTCTCGATGACCGATCCGCGGCAGGCAGCGGCACGCCGAAAACTGCGCCGCCGCATCCAGATGATCTTTCAGGATCCCTATGCGAGCCTGAATCCGCGCTTCCGGGTCGACGCCATCATCTCCGAGCCGATCCGCGCCTTCGACCTGATCCAAGGCGAACGCGACATCCAGGCGCGCGTCGGGGAGCTTCTCAGCCTCGTGGGCCTTCATCCGGACGACCGGCTGAAATATCCGCACGAATTCTCCGGCGGCCAGCGCCAGCGCATCGCGATCGCGCGGGCGCTCGCCTCCGACGCCGAGTTCATCGTCTGCGACGAGCCGACCTCGGCGCTCGACGTCTCCGTCCAGGCGCAGATCCTGAACCTGATGCGCGACCTCCAAGACAAGTTCGGCCTGACCTACATGTTCATCAGCCACAACCTCGCCGTGGTCCGCCACATGGCGAGCCGCGTCGGCGTGATGTATCTCGGCCGCATCGTCGAGATCGCGGAAGGACGCGAGCTGTTCGCCCGCCCCCGCATGCCCTACACCAAGATGCTGCTAGGGGCCGTGCCTGATCTCGCGATGAGCGGCCGCCAGCGCATTCCGGTCAAGGGCGAGATCCCGAATCCGATCAATCCGCCCCCCGGCTGCGCCTTCAACCCGCGCTGCCCGCTGGCGTTCGATCTCTGCCGCAGGGAAGCCCCGGAACTGATCGACGGCGTCGCCTGCCACGCGGTTAACACCGCGCCGGTACCGGCGTGA
- a CDS encoding dipeptide ABC transporter ATP-binding protein yields the protein MALLEVEGLVKHFVAGRSLFGRALAHVKAVDGVSFSLEPGKTLALVGESGCGKSTVSRLVLRLIEPDAGTVRFDGRDLLSLDADALRAFRREAQIIFQDPYASLNPRMTVGQILTEPLALHDLVPAARRRERVEELLRLVGLEPPLARRYPHEFSGGQRQRIAIARALAVEPKLIICDEPVSALDVSIRSQILNLLRELQDRLGLAYIFVSHDLAVVKHIADHVAVMNLGQIVETAEADALFAAPRHPYSRALLSAIPVPKPRAKSSRIVLQGEIPSALNPPPGCRFHTRCPYVVERCRSEMPELLPDGIGRATACHRTSELPSSEAIVPTDGGFSPVLEKLVAAFSGGSEAVRGSGVSSLGTDPA from the coding sequence ATGGCGCTTCTCGAGGTGGAAGGCCTGGTCAAGCATTTCGTCGCAGGGCGCTCGCTGTTCGGAAGGGCGCTGGCGCATGTCAAGGCAGTCGATGGCGTCTCCTTCTCGCTCGAGCCCGGCAAGACGCTAGCGCTGGTCGGCGAATCCGGCTGCGGCAAATCCACCGTCAGCCGCCTGGTGCTGCGGCTGATCGAGCCGGATGCGGGCACGGTTCGCTTCGACGGCCGCGATCTCCTCTCCCTCGATGCCGACGCGCTGCGCGCCTTCCGCCGCGAGGCGCAGATCATCTTCCAGGACCCCTACGCCTCACTTAACCCGCGCATGACCGTTGGCCAGATCCTGACCGAGCCGCTGGCGCTGCACGATCTCGTGCCAGCAGCGCGGCGGCGCGAACGCGTCGAGGAGCTGCTGCGGCTGGTTGGGCTGGAGCCGCCGCTGGCGCGCCGCTATCCGCATGAATTCTCCGGCGGCCAACGCCAGCGCATCGCCATTGCCCGCGCGCTCGCGGTTGAGCCGAAGCTGATCATCTGCGACGAGCCGGTCTCGGCGCTCGACGTCTCGATCCGCTCGCAGATCCTGAACCTGCTGCGCGAGCTTCAGGACCGGCTCGGTCTTGCCTACATTTTCGTCTCGCACGATCTGGCCGTGGTCAAGCACATCGCCGACCACGTCGCGGTGATGAATCTCGGCCAGATCGTCGAGACAGCGGAGGCGGACGCGCTGTTCGCCGCGCCACGCCACCCCTATAGTCGGGCGCTGCTGTCCGCGATCCCCGTGCCTAAACCGCGGGCAAAGAGCAGCCGGATTGTGCTCCAGGGAGAAATCCCCAGCGCGCTCAACCCGCCGCCCGGATGCCGCTTCCACACCCGCTGCCCCTATGTGGTCGAACGCTGCCGCAGCGAAATGCCAGAGCTCCTGCCGGATGGCATCGGACGTGCAACGGCCTGCCACCGAACGTCGGAACTGCCGTCGTCCGAGGCGATCGTCCCAACGGACGGCGGCTTCTCGCCGGTTCTTGAAAAATTGGTCGCCGCCTTCAGCGGCGGCTCGGAAGCAGTACGCGGCAGCGGGGTTAGTTCATTGGGAACAGACCCGGCATAG
- a CDS encoding ABC transporter permease, which yields MLAFTLRRAVQAIGVMFAVGIIAFSMFRFAGDPVNQIVSIDTSAAEREAVRKSLGLDDPVPVQFVRYFGNAAQFKFGVSYQFRQPVSALLTERMPATLELAICATVFAMVLGILMGVYSALKRDTVLAKLFQAISLIGISLPTFLIGILLIYLFAVTLGWLPSFGRGEVVRLGWWTTGLLTLSGLKALIMPSITLGLFQMTLIMRLVRAEMLEVLRTDYIRFARARGLTTRAIHFGHALKNTLIPVITVAGLQFGSVIAFSIITETVFQWPGMGLLFVQAVQNVDIPIMAAYLLMVSLIFVTINLVVDILYTVVDPRLRATVGRAT from the coding sequence ATGCTCGCTTTCACTCTTCGCCGCGCCGTTCAGGCCATCGGCGTCATGTTCGCCGTCGGCATCATCGCGTTCTCGATGTTCCGATTCGCCGGCGACCCCGTCAACCAAATCGTCTCGATCGACACGTCGGCGGCCGAACGCGAGGCCGTGCGCAAGTCGCTCGGCCTCGACGATCCCGTGCCGGTGCAATTCGTGCGCTATTTCGGCAATGCCGCGCAGTTCAAGTTCGGTGTCTCCTACCAGTTTCGCCAGCCAGTATCGGCGCTGTTGACGGAGCGTATGCCCGCGACGCTGGAACTTGCGATCTGCGCGACCGTATTTGCAATGGTGCTCGGCATCCTGATGGGCGTCTATTCGGCACTCAAGCGCGACACCGTGCTGGCCAAATTATTCCAGGCGATTTCGCTGATCGGCATTTCGCTGCCGACGTTCCTGATCGGCATCCTCCTGATCTATCTGTTCGCGGTGACATTGGGCTGGTTGCCCTCGTTCGGCCGTGGCGAGGTGGTCAGGCTCGGCTGGTGGACGACGGGGCTGCTCACGCTGTCGGGACTGAAGGCATTGATCATGCCCTCGATCACGCTCGGCCTGTTCCAGATGACCCTGATCATGCGGCTGGTGCGCGCGGAGATGCTGGAAGTGCTGCGAACCGACTATATCCGCTTCGCCCGCGCCCGCGGGCTGACCACCCGCGCCATCCATTTCGGCCACGCGCTGAAGAACACGCTCATTCCCGTGATCACGGTGGCCGGATTGCAGTTTGGCTCGGTTATTGCCTTTTCGATCATCACCGAAACCGTGTTCCAGTGGCCGGGCATGGGACTTCTGTTTGTCCAGGCCGTGCAAAACGTCGATATCCCGATTATGGCCGCCTACCTGCTGATGGTCTCGCTGATCTTCGTAACCATCAATCTGGTGGTCGACATCCTCTACACCGTGGTCGATCCGCGCCTGCGCGCGACCGTCGGCCGCGCCACATAA
- a CDS encoding ABC transporter ATP-binding protein, with the protein MTVPVLSVRNLQVEFASRRGTLRAIDDVSFDIAKGEVLGVVGESGAGKSITGLSVIGLIDPPGRIAGGEIRLSGLRIDNLPPEEMRRVRGKRIGMIFQDPLTSLNPLYRVGDQITETIRTHLNLSETAARRRAIDLLAEVGIPAPEKRIDGYPHEFSGGMRQRVVIALAICAEPELIIADEPTTALDVSVQAQIISLIKRLGRDHGTAVMLVTHDMGVIAETSDRVAVMYAGRVAEIGPVQDVVRNPLHPYAKGLMGAIPTLAGEDKRLVQIPGSMPRLSAIPRGCSFNPRCAFAFDRCRVERPEPLPRGAQSVACHLYDSVPTESAA; encoded by the coding sequence ATGACCGTTCCCGTCCTCTCCGTGCGCAATCTTCAGGTCGAGTTCGCCTCCCGCCGCGGCACGCTGCGCGCGATCGACGACGTTTCCTTCGACATCGCCAAGGGCGAGGTGCTGGGCGTGGTCGGCGAATCCGGCGCCGGCAAATCCATCACCGGGCTCTCGGTGATCGGCCTGATCGATCCCCCCGGGCGCATTGCGGGCGGCGAGATCCGCCTGTCCGGCCTGCGCATCGACAATCTGCCGCCGGAAGAGATGCGCCGCGTCCGCGGCAAGCGCATCGGGATGATCTTCCAGGATCCCCTCACCTCGCTCAATCCGCTGTATCGGGTCGGCGACCAGATCACCGAGACGATCAGAACCCATCTGAACCTGTCCGAAACCGCCGCGCGCCGCCGCGCCATCGACCTGCTCGCCGAGGTCGGAATCCCCGCGCCGGAAAAGCGCATCGATGGCTATCCGCACGAATTCTCCGGCGGCATGCGCCAGCGCGTGGTCATTGCGCTGGCGATCTGCGCCGAGCCCGAGCTGATCATCGCGGACGAACCGACCACCGCGCTCGACGTCTCGGTGCAGGCGCAGATCATCTCGCTGATCAAGCGGCTCGGACGCGACCACGGCACCGCCGTGATGCTGGTGACCCACGACATGGGCGTCATCGCGGAGACCTCCGACCGCGTCGCAGTGATGTATGCCGGCCGCGTCGCCGAGATCGGCCCGGTGCAGGACGTGGTCAGGAATCCGCTACACCCCTATGCCAAGGGTCTGATGGGCGCGATTCCGACGCTTGCGGGCGAGGACAAGCGGCTGGTGCAGATCCCCGGCTCGATGCCACGCTTGTCGGCGATCCCGCGCGGCTGCTCGTTCAATCCGCGCTGCGCATTCGCGTTCGATCGCTGCCGTGTCGAACGGCCGGAGCCGCTGCCGCGCGGCGCGCAATCCGTCGCCTGCCATCTCTACGACAGCGTGCCGACGGAGAGCGCGGCATGA
- a CDS encoding ABC transporter substrate-binding protein, whose translation MSPMRLAILASALLTSLVGTAQAQTTLRIGIAEDPDILDPSIGRTYVGRIVFSAFCDKLFDIDEKLNIVPQLALSHETSADGKEMTIKLRPNVKFHDGEPLDAEAAKFSIERHMTLPTSFRKSELASVDHVEVVDPLTIKLVLKTPYSPLIAQLTDRSGMMVSPKAAKEAGDKFGLHPVCAGPYKFVERIQQDRMVFERFTDYWNKDNIHIDRVVFLPIVDATVRLANLKSGGLDLIERVLATDIKDVRADSRLVLSTAPELGYLGLTVNIGNDKAKGPLSQSAKVRQALDLSIDREAINQVVFNGEFTPGNQWVSPTHPYYQKAFPVRGRDIAKAKALLKEAGITSPVTVDYMIPKGAENEAVAQVVQSMAAEAGFDIKIRAVEFATTFKQAQAGEFQVFQINWSGRIDPDGNSYIFMRSKAPQNDGGYANPEADKLMEDGRLTANVDERKAIYEKLTKVLLADLPIIYIYHRTLLIAHTKKLEGYRQMPDGLVRVVGLKFK comes from the coding sequence ATGAGTCCTATGCGTTTGGCAATCCTGGCGTCGGCATTGCTGACGTCGCTCGTGGGCACGGCCCAGGCTCAGACTACGCTTCGCATCGGCATCGCCGAAGACCCCGACATCCTCGACCCCAGCATTGGCCGCACCTATGTCGGGCGCATCGTGTTCTCCGCCTTCTGCGACAAGCTGTTCGACATCGACGAGAAGCTCAACATCGTGCCGCAGCTCGCGCTGTCGCACGAGACCTCGGCCGATGGCAAGGAGATGACGATCAAGCTCAGGCCGAATGTCAAATTCCATGACGGCGAACCGCTGGATGCCGAAGCCGCCAAATTCTCGATCGAGCGTCACATGACGCTGCCGACCTCGTTCCGGAAGTCCGAGCTCGCCAGCGTCGATCACGTCGAGGTCGTCGATCCCCTGACCATCAAGCTGGTGCTCAAGACGCCCTACTCGCCGCTGATCGCCCAGCTCACCGACCGCTCCGGCATGATGGTGTCGCCGAAGGCGGCGAAGGAGGCCGGCGACAAGTTCGGCCTGCATCCGGTCTGCGCCGGTCCCTACAAGTTCGTCGAGCGCATCCAGCAGGACCGCATGGTGTTCGAGAGATTCACCGACTACTGGAACAAGGACAACATCCACATCGATCGCGTCGTGTTTCTGCCGATCGTCGATGCCACGGTGCGCCTCGCCAACCTGAAGTCCGGCGGACTCGATTTGATCGAGCGCGTGCTCGCCACCGATATCAAGGACGTGCGGGCCGATTCCCGGCTCGTGCTGTCGACGGCGCCGGAGCTCGGCTATCTCGGCCTGACCGTCAATATCGGCAACGACAAGGCCAAGGGGCCGCTGAGCCAATCGGCGAAAGTCCGCCAGGCACTGGATCTCTCCATCGATCGTGAGGCCATCAACCAGGTCGTGTTCAACGGCGAGTTCACGCCCGGCAATCAATGGGTCAGTCCGACCCATCCCTACTACCAGAAGGCATTTCCGGTCCGTGGCCGCGACATCGCCAAAGCCAAGGCGCTCTTGAAGGAAGCCGGCATCACCTCGCCGGTGACCGTCGACTACATGATCCCAAAGGGCGCGGAGAACGAGGCCGTGGCCCAGGTCGTTCAGTCCATGGCCGCGGAAGCCGGCTTCGACATCAAAATCCGAGCCGTCGAATTCGCGACGACCTTCAAGCAGGCCCAGGCCGGCGAGTTTCAGGTCTTCCAGATCAACTGGAGCGGCCGCATCGATCCCGACGGCAACTCCTACATCTTCATGCGCAGCAAGGCACCGCAGAACGACGGCGGGTACGCGAACCCGGAAGCCGACAAGCTGATGGAAGACGGTCGGCTGACCGCCAACGTCGACGAGCGCAAGGCGATCTACGAGAAGCTGACCAAGGTCCTGCTTGCAGACCTGCCGATCATTTATATTTACCATCGCACACTCCTGATTGCGCATACCAAGAAGCTCGAAGGCTACCGGCAGATGCCCGACGGGCTGGTGCGTGTGGTCGGGCTGAAATTCAAGTGA
- a CDS encoding ABC transporter permease: MTDAALPAAPITQAYELDSPARRARRRLFKRKAAVFGLVMITMFVGLALLAPLVVPYDPIATSWSLVRKPPTTAHWFGTDELGRDILSRVVYGARASLLAGLISVAIALCIGVPLGLLAGYRGGFVDALISRITDAMLACPFLILAIALAAFLGPSLTNAMIAIGISATPIFIRLTRGQVLSVKAEDYVEAARALGNPPWRIAFSHILPNILPALLVQATLSIAAAIIAEAALSFLGLGQQPPAPSWGSMLNAAQRFLTQAPWMAIWPGFAIFLVVLSLNLLGDGLRDALDPRQR, from the coding sequence ATGACCGATGCCGCCTTGCCCGCCGCTCCCATCACGCAAGCTTACGAGCTGGACAGCCCGGCGCGCCGCGCGCGCCGCCGCTTGTTCAAGCGCAAGGCCGCGGTGTTCGGACTTGTCATGATCACGATGTTCGTTGGCCTTGCGCTGCTCGCGCCGCTCGTCGTGCCTTACGACCCCATAGCGACGAGCTGGAGCCTGGTGCGAAAGCCGCCCACAACCGCGCACTGGTTCGGCACCGACGAGCTTGGCCGCGACATTCTGAGCCGCGTCGTCTACGGCGCGCGCGCGTCTCTCCTCGCAGGCCTCATCTCGGTCGCGATCGCGCTCTGCATCGGCGTGCCGCTCGGCCTGCTTGCCGGCTATCGCGGCGGGTTTGTCGATGCGCTAATCAGCCGCATTACCGATGCGATGCTGGCCTGCCCATTCCTGATCCTGGCGATCGCGCTGGCGGCTTTCCTCGGCCCGAGCCTGACCAACGCCATGATAGCAATCGGCATCTCGGCAACCCCGATCTTCATTCGCCTGACCCGTGGGCAGGTGCTCAGCGTCAAGGCCGAAGACTATGTCGAAGCCGCGCGGGCGCTCGGCAATCCGCCGTGGCGGATCGCCTTCTCGCATATCCTGCCGAACATCCTGCCTGCACTTCTGGTGCAGGCCACGCTATCGATAGCCGCTGCCATCATCGCCGAAGCCGCGCTATCTTTCCTCGGCCTCGGCCAGCAGCCGCCAGCGCCATCCTGGGGCAGCATGCTCAATGCGGCACAGCGCTTCCTGACCCAGGCGCCGTGGATGGCGATCTGGCCGGGGTTTGCGATCTTCCTCGTGGTGCTGTCCCTGAACCTGCTCGGCGACGGCCTGCGTGACGCGCTCGACCCGCGCCAGCGCTAG